Proteins from one Oncorhynchus gorbuscha isolate QuinsamMale2020 ecotype Even-year linkage group LG18, OgorEven_v1.0, whole genome shotgun sequence genomic window:
- the LOC124002787 gene encoding 3-mercaptopyruvate sulfurtransferase-like: MALQARAIVASKWLLDAVKDQGVGPKLRVLDTSWYLPKLRRNAKSEFKKRHIPGAAFFDIDQCCDKTSPLDHMLPPERIFADYVGNLGIGNDTHVVVYDASNFGAFSAPRVWWMFRVFGHSSVSVLNGGLKNWANEGLPVSDRYSRPEQAEFKASLNRSWVKTYEDILDNLDSKEFQVVDARPGGRFRGVDPEPRDNTEPGHIPGSISMPFSSFLSPSGHLHPREDLQTMFTLAGVDLSHPLCVSCGSGVTACHVALAAHECGHPGVSVYDGAWSEWYTRAVPEHVISVGFGKHSPVFE; this comes from the exons ATGGCGCTCCAAGCGAGGGCTATCGTCGCATCCAAGTGGCTTCTCGATGCCGTCAAAGACCAAGGGGTCGGACCAAAACTCCGCGTCTTGGACACGTCTTGGTACTTACCCAAACTCAGGCGCAACGCCAAGAGCGAATTCAAAAAGAGGCATATCCCGGGTGCAGCCTTCTTTGACATAGACCAGTGCTGCGACAAAACATCTCCGCTGGATCATATGCTGCCGCCCGAGCGCATTTTTGCAGATTATGTTGGAAATTTGGGAATTGGAAACGATACGCACGTTGTGGTCTACGATGCTAGCAACTTCGGCGCGTTCTCTGCGCCTCGAGTTTGGTGGATGTTCCGAGTTTTCGGCCACAGTTCTGTCTCGGTTCTGAATGGAGGACTCAAAAACTGGGCGAATGAGGGACTTCCAGTGAGTGACCGGTACTCCCGACCCGAGCAGGCCGAATTTAAGGCCTCTTTGAACCGATCCTGGGTGAAGACGTACGAGGACATCCTGGATAATCTGGATAGTAAAGAATTTCAGGTGGTCGATGCCAGACCAGGGGGGAGATTCAGAGGGGTGGATCCAGAACCCAGAGACA atACTGAGCCAGGACACATCCCTGGCTCCATCAGCAtgcccttctcctccttcctgtctccgTCCGGTCACCTCCATCCCCGTGAAGACCTCCAGACCATGTTCACCCTGGCTGGCGTCGACCTCTCCCACCCGCTCTGCGTGTCCTGTGGGTCGGGTGTGACTGCCTGCCACGTGGCCCTCGCCGCCCACGAGTGCGGGCACCCTGGGGTGTCTGTGTACGACGGGGCGTGGTCCGAGTGGTACACCCGCGCCGTGCCCGAGCATGTGATCTCTGTGGGGTTTGGGAAACACTCCCCTGTGTTTgaatga